In Methanobrevibacter sp., a single window of DNA contains:
- a CDS encoding ATP-binding cassette domain-containing protein, translating into MIKVENVSKAYELDDGTKVTALNDVSFEVKEGEILGIMGKSGSGKTTLLRALRGVEHIDGGTIEVGKVKVTSTSSQFYYNNLKKETAIHLQRSFGLWPDTVRENVLRKLYARRYFDEGDTNFEVAESEFGAEADELLELVSLTHKADHYASVLSGGEKQRLIMARQLAKQPKALLLDEPATMACPKTKQEILDAVKKINKELNITVILVSHLPDVQKYLADRVILLEDGEIADEGSPDEICDKFMEGMDDIVDIQNISTDEDVIDVKDVYKRFYLLTGGEVLQIEDINFKVQKENILSIIGPSGAGKTVLLRMLGGLDDPDKGEVLYKIDEDTWADIDIPGMNRMKIRSKLGFMHQEFALSHYATVLNQLATRLGYKNQDIVKDAQARAKKLGLSEELLDSFYLLTDLPESEAKERLRQVGLDGEILNDLFPKFPETATKEAVADIFESLDLDMDILHRKSYELSGGQKVRVMLALILISRPKFLLLDEPFGDLDPVTLRDVTNALKTISKDYGITIIMISHNTDFIKELSNRAVFMDDGKIIDDSEDIDSIVDNFIDFCHADYLKGE; encoded by the coding sequence ATGATAAAAGTTGAAAATGTAAGTAAAGCTTATGAACTTGATGATGGAACAAAAGTAACTGCACTTAATGATGTCAGTTTCGAAGTAAAGGAAGGAGAAATACTTGGAATCATGGGAAAAAGTGGTTCAGGTAAAACAACACTCTTAAGAGCTTTAAGAGGTGTTGAACATATTGACGGCGGAACTATTGAAGTGGGAAAGGTAAAAGTTACATCCACATCTTCTCAATTTTACTATAATAATCTAAAAAAGGAAACTGCAATTCATCTTCAAAGGTCTTTTGGATTATGGCCGGATACAGTACGTGAAAATGTCTTGCGTAAGTTATATGCCAGAAGATACTTTGATGAGGGTGACACTAATTTTGAAGTGGCTGAAAGTGAATTTGGCGCTGAAGCTGATGAATTGTTGGAACTTGTTTCTCTGACACATAAGGCAGACCATTACGCATCTGTTTTAAGTGGTGGGGAAAAACAGAGACTTATCATGGCAAGACAGCTCGCCAAACAACCTAAAGCTTTGCTTCTTGATGAACCTGCAACTATGGCATGCCCTAAAACAAAGCAAGAAATATTAGATGCAGTTAAAAAAATCAACAAAGAATTAAATATTACTGTAATACTTGTATCTCATTTGCCTGATGTCCAAAAATATTTAGCAGATAGGGTTATTTTACTTGAAGATGGTGAAATTGCCGATGAAGGCTCACCTGATGAGATTTGTGACAAATTCATGGAGGGGATGGATGATATTGTGGATATCCAAAACATCTCAACAGATGAAGATGTCATTGATGTTAAGGATGTTTACAAAAGATTCTATTTATTGACTGGTGGTGAAGTGCTTCAGATTGAAGACATCAACTTTAAAGTCCAAAAGGAAAATATTTTAAGTATTATCGGACCGAGTGGTGCCGGTAAAACTGTGCTTTTAAGAATGCTTGGTGGATTGGACGATCCTGATAAGGGTGAAGTGTTATACAAGATTGATGAGGACACATGGGCAGATATTGATATTCCAGGCATGAATCGTATGAAAATTCGTTCAAAATTAGGTTTCATGCATCAGGAATTTGCATTAAGCCATTATGCGACAGTTCTAAATCAATTGGCCACTAGACTTGGGTATAAAAACCAGGACATTGTTAAAGATGCACAGGCAAGAGCCAAAAAATTGGGACTTAGTGAAGAATTGTTGGATTCATTTTACCTGTTAACTGATTTGCCTGAAAGTGAGGCTAAAGAACGTTTAAGGCAAGTTGGTCTCGATGGTGAAATATTAAATGATTTGTTCCCTAAATTCCCTGAAACTGCTACAAAAGAAGCTGTTGCAGATATTTTTGAAAGCCTTGACTTGGACATGGATATCCTGCACAGAAAATCCTATGAATTGTCAGGTGGTCAAAAGGTACGTGTAATGCTTGCATTAATTTTAATTTCAAGACCTAAATTCTTACTTTTAGATGAACCATTCGGTGATTTGGATCCAGTTACTTTAAGGGATGTAACTAATGCTTTAAAAACAATTTCCAAAGATTATGGAATTACAATTATTATGATTTCACACAATACTGACTTCATTAAAGAGCTATCCAATAGGGCAGTATTCATGGATGACGGTAAAATAATTGATGACAGTGAAGATATCGATTCAATTGTTGACAATTTCATTGATTTCTGTCATGCAGATTACCTTAAGGGTGAATAA
- a CDS encoding zinc ribbon domain-containing protein encodes MVKCPRCGYENSSSAVYCDNCAYLLADDDGKKINMVRRESSWNMGIAKKIVIVLGIVIVMFLLFSFVYNNTQPTEQESLNVITDDGSHLQTSSYPYKVKIQYSGSWYAEMGDPNYLIKEADYGSKTYTLDCAAWERVSLDVQKQDWGEEELSVQLIRNGEVVAENSTTDANGRIVIHYNY; translated from the coding sequence ATGGTTAAATGTCCACGGTGCGGGTATGAGAATTCCTCCTCTGCCGTATATTGTGATAACTGTGCCTATCTTCTTGCCGATGATGATGGTAAAAAAATTAATATGGTTCGGCGAGAAAGTAGTTGGAATATGGGCATAGCTAAAAAAATTGTAATAGTGTTGGGAATTGTTATTGTAATGTTTTTATTATTCTCTTTTGTATATAACAACACTCAACCGACAGAACAAGAATCGTTAAATGTTATTACTGATGATGGGAGTCATCTGCAAACTTCTTCTTATCCTTATAAAGTTAAAATTCAATACAGCGGAAGTTGGTATGCTGAAATGGGTGATCCAAACTACCTTATAAAAGAAGCAGACTATGGTTCTAAAACTTATACTCTTGATTGCGCTGCATGGGAAAGAGTTTCTCTTGATGTGCAAAAACAGGATTGGGGTGAAGAGGAACTTTCCGTTCAACTTATAAGAAATGGTGAAGTTGTAGCTGAAAATTCAACTACAGATGCTAATGGTAGGATTGTAATACATTACAATTATTAG
- the uvrC gene encoding excinuclease ABC subunit UvrC, which translates to MSTKVKSPDNLPSKPGVYIMRDETDTIIYIGKAKNLIKRVKSYFREKLDRPKTQILMSHFHSLEYIVTNSEKEALILEATLIKKHRPRYNVQLKDDKRYPYVKITNEDFPRLVITRNVTKNGIYYGPFTDVGSVKQTVKFLKSLFKIRTCRNMDGPCLNAQIDLCYAPCDGKITKEEYAEIINKIDLFFQGKYSTIVKNLKKEMMGAAANEEFEKAAVIRDQISSIEEIMEKQFVDLVDDDLDQDVIAIAPGENEVVVIIMPIRNGKIVGRDDFLMSASQYDSSSEIMFAFIQQYYGYNRHIPKQILLDEDIDDKELLEDWLSDLRGNKVKIKTPQKGVKLRLVKMAKKNAEIIKHQKKKMEDGLIELKKYLKLEKLPRVIEGYDISNISGKFAVGSKVSFKDGKPNKKMYKHFKMETPGPNDFAMMEELLTRRLKMVDRDPEPDLIVIDGGKGQLGMACGVLEKLNLTHIPIIGLAKEFEEVFTPNSSRPIIIPKNNKALYLLQQVRDESHRFAITYHRKLRSKNISASSLDDIAGVGKKRKIALLKEFGSIDNIKNASLEQLYKTEGINQKTAENVYNYYH; encoded by the coding sequence ATGTCAACTAAAGTCAAATCTCCCGATAATCTGCCAAGTAAGCCTGGTGTATATATAATGCGTGATGAAACAGACACCATCATATACATTGGAAAGGCAAAAAACCTTATCAAGAGAGTCAAATCTTATTTTAGAGAAAAGCTGGACAGGCCTAAAACTCAAATTTTAATGAGTCATTTTCATAGTTTGGAATATATTGTTACCAATTCTGAAAAGGAAGCACTGATTTTAGAAGCCACTTTAATTAAAAAGCATCGTCCCAGATATAATGTTCAACTGAAAGATGATAAGAGGTACCCTTACGTTAAAATAACCAATGAGGATTTTCCAAGATTGGTAATTACAAGAAATGTTACAAAAAATGGTATTTATTATGGGCCATTTACTGATGTGGGTTCTGTAAAGCAAACTGTAAAGTTTTTAAAATCATTATTTAAAATAAGAACCTGTCGCAATATGGATGGGCCATGCCTGAATGCTCAAATCGATTTGTGTTATGCTCCCTGTGATGGAAAAATTACAAAAGAGGAATATGCTGAAATAATAAATAAAATTGATTTGTTTTTCCAGGGGAAATACTCAACAATAGTTAAAAACCTGAAAAAAGAGATGATGGGTGCTGCAGCAAATGAGGAATTTGAAAAAGCTGCAGTTATTCGAGATCAAATTTCTTCAATTGAAGAGATAATGGAAAAGCAGTTTGTGGATTTGGTTGACGATGACTTGGACCAGGATGTCATAGCCATTGCTCCTGGTGAAAATGAGGTTGTTGTAATAATAATGCCTATTAGAAACGGTAAAATTGTAGGTCGTGACGACTTTTTGATGAGTGCATCACAATATGATTCATCATCTGAAATCATGTTTGCTTTTATTCAACAATATTATGGTTATAACAGACACATTCCAAAACAGATTCTTTTGGATGAAGATATTGATGATAAAGAGTTATTAGAGGATTGGTTAAGTGATTTAAGAGGAAATAAGGTTAAAATTAAAACTCCTCAAAAAGGTGTTAAATTAAGACTTGTAAAAATGGCAAAGAAAAATGCGGAAATAATCAAACATCAGAAGAAAAAAATGGAAGATGGATTGATAGAGCTTAAAAAATACCTCAAACTTGAAAAATTGCCTCGTGTAATCGAGGGATATGATATCAGTAACATTTCCGGTAAGTTTGCTGTAGGTTCAAAAGTATCGTTTAAAGATGGAAAACCCAACAAAAAAATGTATAAACATTTCAAAATGGAAACTCCAGGACCTAACGATTTTGCTATGATGGAGGAATTGTTGACTCGCAGATTAAAAATGGTTGATCGTGACCCCGAACCTGACCTGATAGTGATTGATGGAGGTAAGGGACAGTTAGGTATGGCTTGCGGTGTGCTTGAGAAATTAAATTTAACTCATATTCCGATTATTGGATTAGCTAAGGAATTTGAGGAAGTATTTACTCCTAATTCATCACGTCCGATTATTATTCCTAAAAACAATAAAGCATTGTATTTGCTTCAGCAGGTTAGGGATGAATCTCATCGATTTGCAATTACTTATCATAGAAAACTTCGCAGTAAGAATATTTCGGCGTCTTCACTGGACGATATTGCTGGTGTAGGCAAAAAAAGGAAGATTGCTCTTTTAAAAGAATTTGGCAGTATTGATAATATTAAAAATGCTTCATTGGAGCAGTTATACAAAACCGAGGGCATAAATCAAAAAACGGCGGAAAATGTCTATAATTATTATCACTAA